From the Vicia villosa cultivar HV-30 ecotype Madison, WI unplaced genomic scaffold, Vvil1.0 ctg.000622F_1_1, whole genome shotgun sequence genome, the window ataattcctgagcaaacgcccaactgataaacccttcaactcctactataaaattgggtttaagtcccattcttcctgaaaatgttctatcgtacatccaactacgataataccgataatatttCATACTGCatatttatacaatcattgtcattttgagttagtaatattaatcaacttaatattattcttagacgtatactagttaatatttactattcttaaaaatattatttaataacaaaactactaatatttttaactacacatgttatattgaagatatgttaaccataaagttattatttttttaactacacattttaaactacacatattgaaaatattatttaataaaaatactactacaatgtttttgttacatatatggtaataaaaataagaaataagaaatattactattatgtttggaaatatacaaacacatacatattatgtttttattacatatataaaaattcagttttaaatctattatatatgaacaaaataaaaactgtttttattaaatatatcatgtacatatacatattttgttttcattatatatatatatatatatatatatatatatatatatatatatatatatatatatatatatatatatatatatatatattctttttaaaatatataaatataatatatattctgtttttttttaaatatagtataatattactcattataataaataatatatataacaaaaattaaaaatgaaaactttataatatgggtcatgctaacgagtgccccaggggcaacgagtgccccaggggcactggttaagcattcctaataaagaaaatattacatattcaatgcattgaatacacacaatattatttagaaaatttaattatttatgttttaaatgtattgaatacatatattttagataaaagtttatctttttactttattaaacaatgCTAAACTTACTTTTTTAaactcttaaccagtgccccaggggcactcgttagcattacccttataatatatataactattatattagttttgaatatattaaatttgttttaagttataataatctattttttaaagggagaactttataatatatatatatatatatatatatatatatatatatatatatatatatatatatatatatatatatatatatatatatatatatatatatatatatattatattcttaaaaatgaaaactttataatatatataactattatattcgttttaaaattatattaatatttataataatctattttatatattgtaaaatattaaacaaaaaatttgttttaataatattaatatataataattttaataatagttttaatatatcattttttttctaatagttttaaaaatattaataaaaaatatatttaattttcgcttttattttatttactatattctgttttattttttaagtttttataaataattatttaatttataatttcgttttaatttataaaataacctaataaatctattaatCTATATACAAAAAACgaaaatctattaaaaatatcctaataaatctattaaaaatatttcACATTATAATCTATACAAAAAAACTTATCTCTTTAAAATCTATACAAAAATAacctaataaatctattaaaaatatactacattagaaaaaaaataacttacatcttcttcaatctactcctccttcttcaatctactccaccttcttcaatctactaaatctatacaaaaaaaaaaatcaaaaattaaaaacagaatatataatgaaattataagaaaattctGATGTAACCTTAATTACCtttgatataagaaaaatatttgggATGGAATTGGTATTGCAATTGAATTTTGGGAGAGAAGGGTTGGATTTCTGGTTTTGGGAGAGAAGGGTTGTGGCTCTGGTTTTGCAGGAAAACGAAAATGAACCGTGTTGTTGTTCTAATGAATGGTGGTGGAGTAAAGTGAATTGCGTACATAAATACACAATGTAGCGACGTGAGAATCACATTGCTATTTGCCACGTGAGAAACACGTCGCAACATGATAACGGTAACATTAATTAATGTCTCTGCCTGCAAAGCTGTCACCATGtcacttcagtggaacgttgtgtTTGGTTTCTAAATGTTGCGACGTGTTTGTAACGTCACaaccaaatttttaaaaatttgaatctTCCCCCATGTGAATGTTATAGCTTTTAATATTGTAATTTATAAAGTTAATGTAGCGACGTGTATCCCACGTCGCAACCTTTTTTCACATAACTCAATGCCTGACTTCTGATTACTGTATGGCTATAaagttatttaatatttaaaaacaccTTGCGAAGTGTATTTCACGTCGCAACTGGAAATATTGAGCCACGTGTTTTCCACGTCACTAAAATATGTCGTTGGGGAGAGGATTTCTTGTAGTGATATGGCATGCCTCTTCCTAAAGATCTTAGTCTTTTCTTTGAGATTCTTTCTTTAGATGGTAGAACAAAGTCTATGGAAGATTTTTCATGATATGGCATGTCGTGGTCTGGACTCTGGACCATTTAGAGGATTCGAAATGAGATTTTATTTTCCAGTTTTTCAAGAAACGGGAAAGAGTAGTAGTATTTTTGACTTGGAATTAGCTTCTAGGAAGATTAGGAGAGAACTTTTGCACGAGTAGTAGTATTTTTGACTTGGAATTAACTTCTAGGAAGATTAGGAGAGAACTTTTGAACCTTCTTAGAATGGTTAAGAACTCTATCATTTAGATTAATCAAATATGAAAAATTTCATCGATCGAGTTGAAGATGTGTCTCTTTTCTTCTTCCCTTGGTAGTCTTGATACGGTATTGGTGGTCCAGCTTACTTATCTGATTTTTGTGTCGATTTCTTTTAGAGTTGACTCATTGTGGCTTGTTTTGTTATACTCTTAGAATTGACTCGTTGTGGCTTGTTTTGTTATACTCTTAGAATTGACTCGTTGTGGCTTGTTTTGTTATACTCTTGCACCATTAGGAGAGAACTTTTGCACGAGTAGTGGTATTTTTGACTTGGAATTAGCTTCTAGGAAGATTAGGAGAGAACTTTTGCACCTTCGTAGAATGGTTAAGAACTCTATCATTTAGATTAATCAAATATGAAAAATTTCATCGATCGAGTTGAAGATGTGTCTCTTTTCTTCTTCCCTTGGTAGTCTTGATACGGTATTGGTGGTGCAGCTTACTTATCCGATTTTTGTGTCGATTTCTTTTAGAGTTGAGTCATTGTGGCTTGTTTTGTTATATTCTTAGAATTGACTCGTTGTGGCTTGTTTTGTTATACTCTTGCACCATTAGTAGAGAACTTTTGCACGAGTAGTAGTATTTTTGACTTGGAATTAGCTTCTAGGAAGATTAGGAGAGAACTTTTGCACCTTCGTAGAATGGTTAAGAACTCTATCATTTAAATTAATCAAATATGAAAAATTTCATCGATCGAGTTGAAGATGTGTCTCTTTTCTTCTTCCCTTGGTAGTCCTGATACGGTATTGGTGGTCTAGCTTACTTATCCGATTTTCGTGTCGATTTCTTTTAGAGTTGACTCATTGTGGCTTGTTTTATTATACTCTTAGAATTGACTCGTTGTGGCTTGTTTTGTTATACtcttgtagttttttttttatccttttttgtttttgtttggattCTTTGTTGtactttttgatctttttgtgttctttttggtatttttgttgtacttggtttggattttttttatcctattttattaatatgattattattgtctttacagaaagaaagaaaaaatctctgccaaaacataaataaataagcaCTTATTGAATCAACATTGCTTTAAATAGTAATTGTACTTCAAAACAGTGGTAAGTAGTGACCATCATCCATAAGATGATAACATTTCAGAAACAAGAATTGTGCATATGaaatgaagattgaagattagGAACATTAAAAAAAGGACACTCATTCTGAAAGCAGAGGACACTCCTCTTACATGAGTCAATGGTCTCTTTATTCAATAGATAGACACATTTTTTTCTATGTACATAAATTACTCTAAAATACATTATTTGGTACTAAGCTTCTAGGTAAATGAACACTATATACACTGCAGGACTACTTCTGttcaaataataataacacaGTTCTATGAATGAATACAAGAATTACATACATTTCATGATTACAGAGAATCATGAATAATTTTAACTATGAATGCTTTGTTAGATTTTACTGTTCTTTTCTTCGTCTTGTCCATGAGCGCCACTGGCAAGCATGTACTCTCTGCAATCAAGATATTGCTATAGCATTACATATGATTCATTGAGAATATAGATGTCTAGATATGCATGTGTTTAACCTTTTTAGATACCTGAGTCTTCCACAAAGGCGAGCTAAAGCATCGGATCCGGTTCTATAAGCGATATCCTCAACTTTAGCCGCATTAGATAAGGTCATACTATCCGCAAGTACAAACTCACACAACTCCTTTAATGAATAAGCATCCGTCAACACAGCTGAATGGCCTCCCCCAGCAGCTAGTTTTCGAACCTCCCCAACACACCTGTGATTTTGAAACTTTTAACATAAACCCTAGGCAAACATGAAGAAGTTACTTCAACTAGAAACACATACCAGTCAACAGGTGACGGATACCAAGCATATGTAGTTTTCTCATTGGCTGCCTGACCGTAACTGTTGTAACCCCATCCATGTATTCGACCATCTTTCATACAGATAAGTGTGTGAGAATGTCCACATGCAACAAGTTGCACGCTTTTTGGAACAACTAAAACTGGAATGTTACGGAAAAATGTACGAGAGTCATTGACAACACACGAGAATAATCCTGTGTCGGGGCCTAGGCCTAACTGTCCAGATTGGCCTCCACCCCAAGGGTAAAGTGCTCCTTCCTGAGTTAAAGCACATGTATGTACACCACCGCATGATACGTCTTTTATGAAAATACTGTCAAGGGAAACCACCCTCCTTGGAAGTAACTCTTTATCACCATACTGGAGTGAAGAATGTCCGAGCTGGCCCATACTCCCTAGTCTCCATGTGTAACTGCAAGGCCCGAGGACAAATATAAAAAGTGATGAACCATTATCACAAGCTAAAATTCATAACTAATCATTTTAATATGGCTTATGGATATGCCTATTTTGAAAAATACTACTTAGCAGTTAATAAAACCGTAATTATATGTGACTATAATAATAAAACTTCTTATAGACATTTTCAAACACAGATAAAACAAAAAACGCTTGAAATAAAATATGACACGGTTGGCTCGCAGAGTATATAACTTTAGTTTTATATGTTATAACCAAGCCAAGGGTCAAGAGAATAGAAACTTGCATAATAGATGCAGCATTTCCTTGTATACTATTGTCTCTGACGTGAAATTCCCTAACGTGTCATGCGGAAAACCACATTTGATCTCAagcttaaattttaaatatagccATCTAGAAAGTCCTTCATATCACTTACACCTCTCCCTCGTCTGAAATGGCTGCTGTGTGGTACTCCCCACATGACACACTGCTAATCTTCACGGGCTCGGGGGCTTCGTCAAGGAATTTAGCATAAGAACTTATAATGCGAGCTCCTTGTAGTCCTTCACAGGTAACACCTCGGCCAAGTTGACCATACTCATTGTAGCCTGGTTTACGAAAAACAATAAGACAGCCCTGATAAGTAGGTCGCAAGAAACCTTCTTTTGAAAATGATTAAGTTTACTTTCCTAAATTCAATGCTCTCCATAAGGccaaacataaacataaaatCTACAAATCATGTATAAATAATACTATCTCATCCTTATTTATAAGAACCTTAAGCACTTATTGAATCAACATtgctttaaattaaataataattgtaCTTCAAAACAGTGGTAAGTAGTGATCATCATCCATAAGATGATAACATTTCAGAAACAAGAATTGTGCATATGaaatgaagattgaagattcggaACATTCAAAATAGGACACTCATTCTGAAAGCAGAGGACACTCCTCTTACATGAGTCAATGGTCTCTTTATTCAATAGATAGACACATTTTTTTCTATGTACATAAATTACTCTAAAATACATTATTTGGTACTAAGCTTCTAAGTAAATGAACACTATATACACTGCAGGACTACTTATGTTCAAATAATAACACAGGTCCATGAATGAATACAAGAATTACATACATTTCATGATTACACAGAATCATGAATAATTTTAACTATGAATGCTTTGTTAGATTTTACTGTTCTTTTCTTCGTCTTGTCCATGAGCGCCACTGGCAAGCATGTACTCTCTGCAATCAAGATATTGCTATAGCATTACATATGATTCATTGAGAATATAGATGTCTAGATATGCATGTGTTTAACCTTTTTAGATACCTGAGTCTTCCACAAAGGCGAGCTAAAGCATCAGATCCGGTTCTATAAGCGATATCCTCAACTTTAGCCGCATTAGATAAGGTCATACTATCCGCAAGTACAAACTCACACAACTCCTTTAATGAATAAGCATCCGTCAGCACAGCTGAATGGCCTCCCCCAGCAGCTAGTTTTCGAACCTCCCCAACACACCTGTGATTTTGAAACTTTTAACATAAACCCTAGGCGATTCATCATGTAGAAGTTACTTCAACTAGAAACACATACCAGTCAACAGGTGACGGATACCAAGCATATGTACTTTTCTCATTGGCTGCCTGACCGTAACTATTGTAACCCCATCCATGTATTCGACCATCTTTCATACAGATAAGTGTGTGAGAATGTCCACATGCAACGAGTTGTACGCTTTTTGGAACAACTAAAACTGGAATGTTACGGAAAAATGTCCGAGAGTCATTGACAACACACGAGAATAATCCTGTGTCAGGGCCTAGGCCTAACTGTCCAGATTGGCCTCCACCCCAAGCGTAAAGTGCTCCTTCCTGAGTTAAAGCACATGTATGTACACCACCGCATGACACGTCTTTTATGAAAATACTGTCAAGGGAAACCACCCTCCTTGGAAGTAACTCTTTATCACCATACTGGAGTGAAGAATGTCCGAGCTGGCCCATACTTCCTAGTCCCCATGTGTAACTGCAAGGCCCGGGGACAAATATAAAAAAGTGATGAACATTATCACAAACTAAAATCCATAACTAATCATTTTAATATGGCTTATGGATATGCCTATTTTGAAAAATACTACTTAGCAGTTAACAAAACCATAATTATATGTGACTATAATAATAAAACTTCTGATAGACACTTTcaaacacataaaacaaaaaacggTTGAAATAAAATATGACACGGTTGGCTCGCAGAGTATATAACTTTAGTTTTATATGTTATAACCAAGCCAAGGGTCAAGGGAATAGAAACTTGCATAATAGATGCAGCATTTCCTTGTATACTATTGTCTCTGACGTGAGATTCCCTAACGTGTCATGCGGAAAACCACATTTCTCAAGCTTAAATTTTAAATATCTCCATCAAGAAAGTCCTTCATATCACTTACACCTCTCCCTCGTCAGAAATGGCTGCTGTATGGTACTCCCCGCATGACACACTTGTAATCTTCACGGGCTCGGGGGCTTCGTCAAGGAATTTAGCATAAGAACTTATTATGCGAGCTCCTTGTAGTCCTTCACAGGTAACACCTCGGCCAAGTTGACCATACTCATTGTAGCCTGGTTTACGAAAAACAGTAAGACAGCCCTGATAAGTAGGTTGCGAgaaattttcttttgaaaatgaTCAAGTTTACTTTCATGCATTCAATACTCTCTAAACTATCCAACTCAACTCCATAAGGCCAAGCATAGACATAAAGTTTACAGATCATGTATAAATAATACTACTATCTCGTCATTATTCATAAGAACCTTAGGCACttttcacatatattaagaaAAGTTTGTGATGTAACCAATGTGAACATTTTGCATATGATTATTACTAAATTAAATTGACAGATATATGTGTATAATATTGACTTTTCAAATTACTAATATTAATTAGGGATAGATATCAAAATACATATAAATGCATCTAGTAGTTTACATTGCAGCTTATATTTAGGGACACACTTTTTCCCAAAAGTGCTTATATTTAGGGGCAGAGAGAGTAATATATAAAGTGAATAAAGAAAGCAAATCACTGAATTACCCCAAGCTTGTAGTAGGCCTTCCTCCGACAAAGCAACCACGTGAACAGCTCCACAAGACACTTGCTTAATGACCTGTAAGTAATGATATGAATGATGGCAAAATGGAAAATGAGAGATCAATAAAAAGGCAGCAAAATGTAAAGATTCCGATTACTATTGCATCATTCAAAAAATTCGCTGAAACATATATACTTACTGTGTTAGTTTCGAAGGCTCCCCAAAACAATCTTGGAAGATTTGATCCCTGGAATATAAAAAACAAGTTGAAGAAAAAGCATACAACATATTATGAACACTACATTAACCCTTAAGAAGCTAATACCTGATTTTGCCCCCACACCCAAAGCCTTCCAGTCGAGATGGAACCGTCATTTGCACGAGGTTCAGCAATACAAGCTGAACAATGTGCACCACAAGATACAGATTTTACAAACTCCGACTTTAATTGTTTGACTTTCTTTGGATGTTCCCTTCGCTCCTCAGTTCCATCACCCAGTTGACCAAACTCATTAGCCCCTGAGATAACCGATATACGCATTTAGCCTTCGAAAATTGGCACTTTTACATTAATTAGCCATTTGAAATCTAACCTACTAACAATAGCAACCAAACTAAAAATTAGAATTGTAAATTGTAAATCCAAACCCCAAGTGAAAAGCGATCCATCCGAGGCTATCGCAGCTGTATGCTCGCGACCGCACGCAATATCCAACCACCGTGTATTCAAACCAGCTGGACACCCAAACAGCTGAGGTGGCAGCTGTTTGGGAATCCTCAGCTCATCATCTTTCTCCCTTCTTCCTGTCTGCCCAGATTGATTATATCCCCACACATAAATAGCACTCCTCCTCGGAATATCCGCCGCCACAGGTTTCGTAATCCCAAAAATTGCATCAAGATCCATAGATTTCCTTACCTTCACAATCAAAATCCAAAAAGTTCAATTTCTTACTTCTAGtcaatgataaaaaataaaaaaaaaaaatcaaattgcaTCAATATTCAGACTAAAAAACACAAATTTCTTAGAATGCATAATCCAATAAgctaaatttcaaaatttcaatcaaCATTgcaatgattaggttaaaacaaagatGAAACGAAATCCAATTTTGATGAAATTGAAGGTAATTTGGGAGGAAATGGAGGTTATTAGTGAGAGAAAGTAGAGAGAGAAAGTTGGATACGTACCGGAGAGGGAATGAGAATTGAGAATGGAATGAATGAAAGGGAAGAGTTTGGTTTAGGTAGCGGGAAATGTACGATGGTAGCGGTGAAGTCAGGAGCGGTGTTAAATGTCAAATGCTTTCTTGGTTCTTCAAAGGCCACTAATTTGGAATATTTTATGTAATTTCGAATTTTATATATACCTCACATCATTTTTCAAgagattcatttttatttttgttttttatggaAGAGATTCACTTTTACTAGTCATTTTGTCTAAtgatttataaattatttgagtttatataaaataatttaacaatatttataatttattataaaaataacataCATAAAGTTTATGAAGTGAGGAAAAAGATAAAAGATGAACTCTAATTTTAAGCAATGTATGCGCAATGTTGTAGATGGCGACTTCACAACGACTATGAAAGTGTTGGGGCATCCGAAAAGCTTCTCTTATAATAGACATGCAATAAAGATTTCAGAGGCTAAGCACACATATACACCACCTCCCTTCATGTCGGTCACCTTGTTCTCTAACACTCATCTACTGACTGAAGTTGATATTATCTTCAAGTGCATTAAATTATTTCCTAAAAGGACATCAAATGGTATAGATGGTTTGTATACACAATATATATTGGACACACTTTGTGGAGAAGGTTATGTTGTGGCAAGAGATCTTTTATGTGCAATCACTCTAATTGTCAACTTATGGTTGGGAGGAAGATGTCTAATGAGTTTGGCAGACTAGTCTGAAGGTAGAATTCTACTCCAAGTATCCGCTCCGCAACAACTTCTCCTAAATTTTTTCGGTTCCTTTTATGAGTCTTGATCTATCTAAAATCAATATAAACTTTAGCTCTGCTCGTAGCAACTTCCACACAGTTCTACATAAACAATATTGAAGAAAAATTCCTTCTTTTTTCACTACTGGATTATAAATCTCAACCACAACTACTCAAGAACTGTCAACCTGAAATCTTCAAACCTTCACAAAATGATAAAACCCAACAAACTTCCTCACAAAGTTCTCACATCCAAGATTGAGAAGTTAAACCAAAACAGCAATCGTAGAAGCTAGGGGTTGAAGATGAATGGAAATTTCAGATGCAATCTCaaaataaaaactcaaaataatttttgaaagtaTGAGATAATAGTGTGTTATGTGTGATATGATTCTCAAGATCAAATGCATGTTGTGTTGTAGAttgaaagaaaatgatttataCATGTGTTGGAGATAAAGcacaaaaatgagagaaaataccTATTTGATTCAAGTTAAGAATAAATGGTATGGTTAGAGTCAAGTGAGAGAATGATTTGAATCAAGAAttgaaaactttaaaaaaattgcatATATGATTCGAATAAGattatttcataattcatcatcaTTTCGAGTTAGACAAATACTTGTGAGATTTTGGTTGAACTTGTGTTGTGCACTATTTTTCCTTGTTCAAGAGTGTGATTCTCTTGAGAAATATATTTGTTTGGTTATTGAGATTAGTCTATGAAAATTTGTGTTTAGTTCTTGGGATTACGTGGTTAAAATCTCAAGTTGGTTAGTGAGTTTACCTTGCTAAAAGCATTGTTTAATTTGAGGATCAGTCTGTGTAAAATCCCTTGTGTAAAATCCCTTGTGTGTTGTCATAAGGTCCATGAGCATATCATATAAAAAAGCTCAAGACATATCTTAGTGTAACTCTCAAGAGGGAATTCTTAGGGAGAGAAATAGGCCAAGTGGTAGGTCGAACATGTCTAAATCTTTGGTGTAATTTCTCTAACTTTATCtctttactttctgtcattttttgTCTTTTCTCTCTAATTCCTTCATCTCCTTCTTCTCGACATTATCTATGTTGGACTAATATATGAAATTGAGTTGCAATCGGTATCGTTATTTTGATGTTTTGTCAATTATTTGTTTTGTGTGTGTTTGTAATTTGATTTATCGCGCTTGTATTATTTGTTTGTAATTTTGGTGTAACATTATGTCTCATTTGGTAGATATGTACCATAAGATCATCTACATTTAATTCATTACATTTGGGATCATATAAATGTATTTtagcttcttttcttttttatacaattttacctaagtcaaaatattgaatattacttGAATCTAAAGTTAGAAGACTTAAATCAATGTTTTTGGAAGTCTCAATTTGAACCAAACATGTTGAGATTCGAATCACAGAGCTTCCTAACTCGAATCATAAGATTggtgattcaaatcaaattcatccaaatttctttaaaattaagTGTCATTTGAATCACGTATCCAGACTTGATTCAAATCACTAGTAACAAGCTTTTTCATTTCAATACCTTTGATTCACTTCATTATTTCTTTGATTCGAATCATAATAACTCATGATTTGACTCATTGTTCCTTTCATTTTTTTATGTTCCTTACCTCTAGCACCTATTTAAACCATATAGTTTTCTCTAATAAAAGATTGATGAGTTTCTAATTAATATGATGTCACAATCATGAGTGGTGATTACAATTAAGATAAACCTCTTGATAAGCCATTAAATATTTATGTTTTGAAAACCCAGAAAATTCATTTAAATCCAATTTTGATGAAATTGAAGGTAATTTGGGAGGAAATGGAGGTTATTAGTGAGAGAAAGTAGAGAGAGAAAGTTGGATACGTACCGGAGAGGGAATGATAATTGAGAATGGAATGAATGAAAGGGAAGAGTTTGGTTTAGGTAGCGGGAAATGTACGATGGTAGCGGTGAAGTCAGGAGCGGTGTTAAATGTCAAATGCTTTCTTGGTTCTTCAAAGGCCACTAATTTGGAATATTTTATGTAATTTCGAATTTTATATATACCTCACATCATTTTTCAAgagattcatttttatttttgttttttatggaAGAGATTCACTTTTACTAGTCATTTTGTCTAAtgatttataaattatttgagtttatataaaataatttaacaatatttataatttattataaaaataacataCATAAAGTTTATGAAGTAAGGAAAAAGATAAAAGATTAACTCTAATTTTAAGCATTGTATGCGCAATGTTGTAGATGGTCACTTCACAACGACTATGAAAGTGTTGGGGGCATCTGAAAAGTCTCTCTTATAATAGACATACAATGAAGATTTTAGAGGCATACACGCCACCTCCCATCATGTCGGTCACCTTGTTCTCTAAAACTCCTATAGTGGCTTAAGTCAATATTATCATCAAGTGCATTAAATCATTTCCTAAAAGGACATCAAGTGTTATAGATGGTTTGCATACACAATATATAGTGGACACACTTTGTGGGAAAGGTTATGTTGTGGCAAGAGATCTTTTATGTGCAATCACTATAGCTGTCAACTTATGGTTGGGAGGAAGATGTCTAATGAGTTTGGCAGATTTCGGTTCCTTTTATGAGTCTTGATCTATCTAAAATCAATATAAACTCTAGCTCTACTCATAGTAACTTCCGCACAGTTCTACATATACAATATTGGAGAAAAATTCCTTCTTTTTTCACTACTGGATTGTCAATCTCAACCAC encodes:
- the LOC131629911 gene encoding uncharacterized protein LOC131629911, which encodes MDLDAIFGITKPVAADIPRRSAIYVWGYNQSGQTGRREKDDELRIPKQLPPQLFGCPAGLNTRWLDIACGREHTAAIASDGSLFTWGANEFGQLGDGTEERREHPKKVKQLKSEFVKSVSCGAHCSACIAEPRANDGSISTGRLWVWGQNQGSNLPRLFWGAFETNTVIKQVSCGAVHVVALSEEGLLQAWGYNEYGQLGRGVTCEGLQGARIISSYAKFLDEAPEPVKITSVSCGEYHTAAISDEGEVYTWGLGSMGQLGHSSLQYGDKELLPRRVVSLDSIFIKDVSCGGVHTCALTQEGALYAWGGGQSGQLGLGPDTGLFSCVVNDSRTFFRNIPVLVVPKSVQLVACGHSHTLICMKDGRIHGWGYNSYGQAANEKSTYAWYPSPVDWCVGEVRKLAAGGGHSAVLTDAYSLKELCEFVLADSMTLSNAAKVEDIAYRTGSDALARLCGRLREYMLASGAHGQDEEKNSYNEYGQLGRGVTCEGLQGARIISSYAKFLDEAPEPVKISSVSCGEYHTAAISDEGEVYTWRLGSMGQLGHSSLQYGDKELLPRRVVSLDSIFIKDVSCGGVHTCALTQEGALYPWGGGQSGQLGLGPDTGLFSCVVNDSRTFFRNIPVLVVPKSVQLVACGHSHTLICMKDGRIHGWGYNSYGQAANEKTTYAWYPSPVDWCVGEVRKLAAGGGHSAVLTDAYSLKELCEFVLADSMTLSNAAKVEDIAYRTGSDALARLCGRLREYMLASGAHGQDEEKNSKI